A window of Littorina saxatilis isolate snail1 linkage group LG7, US_GU_Lsax_2.0, whole genome shotgun sequence contains these coding sequences:
- the LOC138970532 gene encoding uncharacterized protein, with protein MCKSSLRLTLPCFHIVLQYINLNIVCVPTGKTVVLVLQGVRWLRQGHDVHVISTLYDTRAVSTSIKQQLEMSLSAGPTPSLTPGSVSYHLYDIFNREGDVDQAVTDLVACVKNGQLHVLIDEVSFDSRLNHGPRHTRLVTRLAQQVPHLFLWCAGVHKTEIPPALQTQVFTVPLRSAPAVLREIQPVIHKFAVHDYSDSGVPAPGDGLSVIRLSHHGNAHTGRWPVDCAQCGQDIAVELRRLGVGRSVANSPSRLSYRDVFVLTRSRDLHDDVTDEAGRVTSPASGVVQGLKDAGVPVSVLGDQDFLHNRARWERAVQDVAVAATDTVTVAMYGCVTGLERRVVAVLQDRHQDDDDVGRTDEEIDLIDRLSAVSRCTTQLITVRTPPVTTTPPSLTTTTTPATTTTPRHNLIQ; from the exons ATGTGCAAGTCGTCTCTACGTCTAACACTGCCTTGTTTTCACATTGTCCTGCAATATATTAACCTTAATATTGTTTGTGTTCCAACAGGTAAGACGGTGGTGCTAGTGCTGCAGGGGGTGAGGTGGCTGCGACAGGGGCACGATGTGCACGTCATCTCAACACTGTACGACACCCGGGCCGTCAGCACATCCATCAAACAACAGCTGGAGATGTCGCTGAGCGCGGGCCCGACGCCTTCCCTGACACCAGGCAGCGTGTCGTACCACCTATACGATATCTTCAACAGGGAGGGAGATGTTGATCAGGCAGTCACCGACCTCGTGGCATGTGTGAAAAACGGCCAGCTGCACGTCTTGATCGACGAGGTGTCCTTTGACAGCAG GCTGAATCATGGTCCCCGTCACACACGCCTTGTAACACGCCTAGCGCAGCAAGTACCACACCTGTTCCTGTGGTGTGCCGGTGTTCACAAAACCGAGATACCCCCAGCACTGCAGACACAGGTGTTCACTGTCCCCCTCCGCTCGGCGCCCGCCGTCCTCCGTGAAATACAACCCGTGATTCACAAGTTTGCTGTCCACGACTACAGCGACAGCGGCGTGCCTGCGCCTGGGGACGGACTGAGCGTGATACGGCTGAGTCACCATGGCAACGCTCACACAGGTCGGTGGCCAGTGGACTGCGCACAGTGTGGTCAGGATATTGCTGTCGAGCTGCGCCGTCTCGGTGTGG GGAGGAGCGTCGCCAACAGTCCCTCCCGGCTGAGCTACCGCGACGTGTTCGTCCTGACCAGAAGCCGCGATTTACATGATGACGTCACGGACGAGGCAGGGCGGGTGACGTCACCAGCTAGCGGCGTGGTGCAGGGACTGAAGGATGCAGGTGTACCGGTGAGTGTGTTGGGGGATCAAGACTTCCTACACAACAGGGCGAGGTGGGAGCGAGCTGTGCAGGACGTGGCGGTGGCGGCAACGGACACAGTGACAGTAGCGATGTATGGCTGTGTGACAGGCCTGGAGCGGCGCGTGGTGGCCGTGTTACAGGACAGACatcaggatgatgatgatgtaggGAGGACTGATGAGGAGATTGATCTTATTGACAGGCTGAGTGCAGTATCACGCTGCACCACACAGCTCATCACGGTCCGCACGCCTCCTGTCACCACCACCCCGCCATCCCTTACAACAACCACTACCCCCGCCACCACAACCACCCCACGCCACAACCTAATACAATAA